One part of the Aricia agestis chromosome Z, ilAriAges1.1, whole genome shotgun sequence genome encodes these proteins:
- the LOC121739161 gene encoding D(3) dopamine receptor: MDFILGNGSEGWNGTLGEDVFPERDLYNFWAWSIVDGALMVLIVSGNTLTVLAVTTSRRLSSLVSNQFVLNLAISDLMVGLTLPYHLVFYLDDDFGKIKWSCLMRFILIILACLASIYNIIAIAVDRYIAIVHPLHYSRYMTKVITRLLMSTTWSVAVCISCIPLFWNDWHDGVSCEMNMVVPKTYTTSILAPMFSLIWMVMFVLYWRIWREATCHARRLRANTCCPSGANDWKSIQVVLLVLGSFSICWMPFVVVACAQTLPVVTLRSPVAYRLTSSLAMSNSGINPLIYAWKNAGFRAAFAKLLRCKRPDTSEYRGSPAPERKRGSVALREGSISRTTPTSLAGGRPARLLYVEREDSPRCRIIENAGYVESEQGECGGVGGGDANPSFAPDHPAPVHRPRADVV; the protein is encoded by the exons ATGGACTTTATACTGGGCAACGGGAGCGAGGGGTGGAACGGGACCCTGGGGGAGGACGTGTTCCCCGAGCGGGACCTGTACAACTTCTGGGCGTGGAGCATTGTGGACGGCGCGCTCATGGTGCTCATCGTGAGCGGCAACACACTGACGGTGCTGGCCGTGACCACGAGCCGCCGCCTGTCCTCGCTCGTCTCCAACCAGTTCGTGCTCAACCTGGCCATCTCGGACCTGATGGTGGGACTGACGCTGCCCTACCACCTCGTCTTCTACCTGGACGACGACTTCGGCAAGATCAAGTGGTCCTGCCTCATGAGGTTCATCCTCATCATCCTCGCCTGCCTCGCCTCCATATACAACATCATCGCGATCGCCGTCGACAG ATACATAGCCATAGTGCACCCGCTGCACTACAGCCGTTATATGACGAAGGTGATCACGAGGCTGCTGATGAGCACCACGTGGTCGGTGGCGGTGTGCATCAGCTGCATTCCGCTGTTCTGGAACGACTGGCACGACGGAGTCTCGTGCGAGATGAACATG GTGGTGCCTAAAACATACACAACGAGCATCCTTGCGCCGATGTTCTCTCTCATCTGGATGGTGATGTTCGTGCTGTACTGGCGTATCTGGCGGGAGGCGACCTGCCACGCGCGACGCCTGCGAGCCAACACCTGCTGCCCTTCCGGGGCTAACGATTGGAAGAGCATACAG GTGGTGCTCCTGGTATTGGGGTCGTTCTCCATCTGCTGGATGCCGTTCGTGGTGGTAGCGTGCGCGCAGACGCTGCCGGTAGTGACGCTGCGCAGCCCCGTCGCCTACCGCCTCACGTCCTCCCTCGCCATGTCCAACTCCGGCATCAACCCGCTCATCTACGCGTGGAAGAACGCCGGCTTCCGCGCCGCCTTCGCGAAGCTGCTGCGGTGCAAGCGCCCCGACACCTCCGAGTACCGGGGGTCCCCCGCGCCCGAGAGGAAGAGGGGTTCGGTGGCCCTGCGCGAGGGGTCCATCTCGCGGACGACCCCCACCAGCCTGGCCGGGGGGCGGCCTGCGCGGCTGCTGTACGTGGAGCGGGAGGACTCGCCCCGCTGCCGCATCATCGAGAACGCGGGCTACGTGGAGTCCGAGCAGGGGGAGTGCGGGGGAGTGGGGGGAGGGGACGCGAACCCCTCGTTCGCGCCCGACCACCCCGCGCCGGTGCACCGCCCGCGCGCCGATGTAGTGTAG